In Takifugu rubripes chromosome 22, fTakRub1.2, whole genome shotgun sequence, the genomic window GGTGTGAAGAAGGGAGCGTGATCTCCAGCTCTTTCTAAGGAATCTGTGAGACACTAAGCTTTGCCTGTGATGGAGGGAGCGGCGCGTGTCAACAGGAGAAGTGAAGCGAACGAAGCCACACAAAACTCTCGCATTCTTCCCGCACACAAAAGGCCAATTTTTCCAACAAACAGAGGAAACTTTCTTTGTCTGAAAGCGCCATTTGAGTTGAGCTTTTTCTATGTTCTTTATTTACCAGCTTGGCGTTTCTCGTGAAGGAGGGCTACGAGGACATGATAGTGGTCGCGCACGACATCCACACCAAGAACCGCCTCACCAAGTTTGGCGGCCACGGCTATTCGCACATCCTGAAGAATATAGTGCCAAAGATGCTAAGGAGGGGCATCTCGCAGCGGCAGGTGGACAAGATCCTCATCGACAACCCGAAACAGTGGCTCGCCTTCAAATGAAGCGGGGAAAACGGGATCCCTGCGAGGCTTTTTAAATGGCTTATTAAGACATAACCAAAACAGCCCACAGttatttaattttcaaaatcGTTGTAGTCATGATTTTCTATGGAATCACTTTCACTAAAATTCAATTGTAACGATTTTTCTTAATTCTCTTTGGCTAAAGGGTTATAGTACCTCATCAGCCATGTTTTAGTCATGTTTTTAGACAAAAAATCTCAGTAAAAATGGTGCCAATTGTCCTGTCAGGGATCATTATTTTTGTAATTTAGGCTTGATGACAAATGTAAACTGTCCAAATGAACTTTATGGAATAAAAAGCAcatggggatttttttttgggtAGGTTGTCTTTTTGATAATCAGTATGCAGCTCAGCTCCTAACACATTGCGGCTGTGTCAGATGGGTTGTCCTGTTGCCCCTCAGAGGGTGTCTGGGTGTCAATGGGAGCCTGACAATGAAGGACGTCGTCTCTTCTCACATCTGGGAACAGGTGGCCTCACAGGGTGACTTCACGGCATGATCAATGGCGCCATCGCCGCAGTGGACTGTGCGCGGCAAACAGCTACTGTATATAACTTTGATTTATCTGCCGAGAGGATTACACCGAGAACCAAAGGGTGTAattgtacagtatatttacAGAATAGATGACAGTCTCGCCTCCAGGGGCCCGGCAGTCAGCGGGCAGATCGATGTACATAGCCTTCAAGCTCAAAGAAACATTTGTTTCGCCGTGGCTGCTCGGGCTGCTGATGTGCCTGCTGGCCTCAACCAGCTGGCACACCGAGATGACAAAAAAAGAGTCAAACTGCTCCAATGTAGACATCAGAATGGTGCTCTCACATGTTTATCTCCTCTTTTAAAGTGTCATTTTTATAATCATGCAGCTACAGTTTACTGTGAAATGAAGCACACGCATGGATTAACAACACTGGACAGAGCGGTGATCAGAACCTAGTAATCTATGCCCGAGTTCTAAAGGTTAGTATGGTGGACCATTGGTAACGGCAGCTAAACAGTATGTTTACTATATCAGCAAACTATTCAATAAAGCTCAACAGCTCACTTGGTGTCACAGCCACAATAATCAGGACAATTCAGTGTTTTACAATTTTTCTATTATCAATATAAGCTCTTCACTCTGAAAGTGCAGTTATCTCCCATCTCGTCCTCCTGTTTGATAAGTGTTGGGTTCTGTCTCTAATAATCCAACTGACACCGAACCGAGCGCGGCCGGTGAGGCGGGCTGCCCGCCCAGAGGTCTTCTGACTTCAGTCAGCGTACAACATGAAGCCGGAGAAGGTGCTgtacttgttgttgttgccccCGTGCGCCTTCCCACCGTCCAATTTGATGTAGATCTCGTCCCCGGGTTCGAGATGAAGAACGACGCTGTTGCTGGCGTAGTCGTAGTTCTGGTCGGCGTCTTGGGCGATGGCACTGGCTCTCACCTCAAAGGGAAATACATTTCAGCTGATGCaaagttgatttaaaaaaatatatttaaaaatcagAACCACGGTCAGCTCCAGTGACGACGCGGTCCCCAGAGAACTTCAGTATGAGCATTTGTACTGGGGTCCAAAGTCGCGCGTAAAAGCAAATttaacatgaataaataaacatgtattTTCTAAATGATTAATTCTAAATAACAATCGCAAAATATATCAAGGCGCGTGTTGACACCACAGAAGCTTACCTGGTTGTTTTTACAGAGATCAGCCCACATGCTGGTTCCATCCCCGCCTCGCATCAGTACATGGTACACAAAAAAGTAAATCCCCGGTATTGAGCAGGTGAATTTCCCCGTGGAGGGGTCGTAATGGTTGCCAAGATTTGTGACAACGTCGTCGAATTTCAAGACTTCATACCCTTCGTGCTGCTTCTTCAGTCCTGCGTAAAACGCGATCTTTGGCACTGTGCTGTAAGTGGCAGCACTAATTGCACCGTTGGGGCCGTTTGCTCCGGGTACTCCCGGGGGGCCCGGCGGTCCAGGCGCTCCCCTGTCTCCGGGCGGACCAACAGGTCCAGGTGGACCAGGCTCGCCGCTCGGACCCCTCGGACCCATCCTGCCGACGCGCCCCGGCTCCCCTTGCGGACCTTGAATAAACGTCGGAAGAGACTGGACGAGGCGGTTGTCTTTGACCGGGTTGCTTGCCGTGGCCGTGGCTGCGGTCCCGTGAGAATCGCAAACCATTTGACATGATCCGAGCATCTCATAGCGGGCGGAGGTCCCGGCGGTGTTCACCATGACCGGGATCagaaccaccagcaccagcaccagcgcGACGCCACAAACACCAGTTGCAATCATCTGCACTCTACGGGCTCGCCGTGTTCTCTGGAGTGTGTGGTCTTCCAGCCTGCTTGTGGGCGACAGTTTTGCCGAGGGAAGAATTTTACCAGTTCCTGGCTTAAACTGCAGGGGCGGGAGACGAAATAGCCCTTTAAATGCTGTTGCGCCAAAGTAAACATCCACAACTTTTACGCACCGCGGTTCAGCTGATTTATTTCCACTTTTGCGCCCCGCGAAGAAGGcgggaaaaaatatataaaagaaaacaacacctGAAGACTGAGAGGAAACAATCTTCTTTATTGCGCAGCGCAAAGTTTCTGCCCACCGCGATGACACAGGAGAATATGGGGCAGAAACCAGCCGTTATCCGCTTCTGTGCTCGCAGAGTGAGGGGAggggtggatgtgatggatgggACTAAATGCATgcgagagaaaatgaaagaacatACAACAGTGATGCAACTTTGAGGCTCGGAAACGTGACTGTGCATATCATCGAATCACATCCAACCCAGGCTGGATTACTTTCTGCATTGACGGTCAAAGTTCCGCCCAATAGCAGAACTTCCAACAGCTCTAAAGATCTCAAGCATAAATAGACCCCTTAAAGACGAAAAAGCAATACTTATTTGGCATCTGGTCACACCTCAGAGGCTCCCCGTGTCCAATTTATCATTTGGAAAAATAATCTATAGAGCCAGTGAGAGGAAGCTGGCACTGAACAACGAGCAAACGCACATTTGTTGACGAGATGACCGCTGAAGAGTTTAGAAGAGAGATCAGGTGCGATCACTTAATTAATGAGTAATGAAACGTCACCATCAGTAGGTCGGTGTCGGATTTAAATAACGCACcaaaagatgaggaaaagttGGGATCGATTTCTTGGCTTTGCAACAAAATTTAGACGAAACTTTTGCAAGCTTTGAGTGATGAAGGGCTAATTGTGGGTGAGGAAGGCCGATGATGATGCGCTCATGAATGCAGAGACAGTCACCGTGTCAGTGTCTcccaggaggagagatggatgaaCAGCCAGGAACACGAGCAATGGGCCTCATTTTGGTCAGGTGGGAGGCTCAACGcgcctcagcgagaggaaggaAGGTACAATCACTCCTTAGAGGAACcagggaatttaaaaaacaaagtattTTTTGGAAATGACACAGCCATAAAATGTGATAAGTGTTTTTATCGCCAAACATTGCATTTTTATTAGATATTCCATCCGGTTGAGCTTTCATTTATGAGAATACAGATTGATATGTTGTCCTAGAATAGAGCTATATTCCATTAATGCGCCTCAGATCAGGGCAAAGTTCATGTCAGGTATTTTTGCTTCTCAATAAAAGCACCCAGCACACATTTTAAGAAAATATAGAAACATTGGATCTCTTTATATTATTGTTTCTCAAAAACTGCCATTGACCCTGGTACTGAATATGATAGAAAATGGAAGATGGGCCATGTGAAATTGTTCTCACAACTATTTTTCAGCCAGAACAGGGTTTTATGAATCTAAATAAAAGGTTATGTTCTGTGATGTGGGATAGTTTCAGTTTTCTCTATGAgaacttttttccccacaatatTGAGTTCCAGAAATGCTTTTTGAGCACAATCTCTTTCACCTTTAGTTTGATTATCTATTtccaaatgttgcaaaaaactGTCACTACATTTTATAGGTAAAATAACAAAACCTGGATTGTTGTAATATTGGGTTCACACGTGCCTTCCTACAGATGAATAATAAAACCCTCCTTAGttaatatatacatttattcattaaaagGGCAAAGTTTGGCTAACGAGGTCCTGCTACATAAAAGCTTGTTAGCATCAGCGATGTGCAAGTGCATGATAAAAGTCTTTTGGGCTTCAATTTGACTGTTATAGGGTCTAAAACCTCGATGCATGTTGGTTAAGTGAACAGGACGCAGTAAGAGTTTTTAAGGCTCCAAAAACCCATATTTTCAAAAACTCATAGTATGTCCTTACTCACAAGCCTGGGAAGATAAAATAATAACCTTGTGATTGGTCAGAGGAAAGGATTAAATGCTCAACACAACCGCTAATTTGAAGAATGAAAACATGCAGCTTTGGAGGATCCGGTTTGCCACCTGTTGCCACGGACGACGGCCATTGCTTATTACAATCAAGACGTATGCTGGTTTTGACATGATGAGAAGAGACATTCCTATGGGCCAGTTTAAACGACTCCATAGCTCCTGCCCTTGGTGCAAAATGAGCGTCTACAACTACGTCGGTGTGAATATTGCTAATCTTTATAAACCGCCTgtgagcaaaagaaaaaaaaaatccatgctGTGTCCCTTCATTTTTGTGGACAGTGTGCTGTAGGACAGTATAATTAACTCCTCCGAGGCTCTGATGAAGGATCAAGAGAAACTATCTCCAGATGACATTTCATGGAGACAAAATAATATTTACCATATCTGAAAGAGCACCTTGTCTGTGGGATGGGTGCAAAGTGGGAAATAGAATAGTATGTAATTGAATAATAAACAGACACATATcaactctctccctctctctctctctctctctctaacacacacacacacacacacacacacacacacacagtgggacATACTGTGGCAGTTATGAGTCAACGAGCACTTGTTAGTGGTCAGACTCTTTCCCTCCAGTTGGCATGAGCCTCCAGTGACTCAGTGAGACTTGTAGACCAGGAGCCAAAGCGAACAGCAgtgtcaaaaaaaataaaaaataaaacacaccgAAAGCTGTGAGAAGACTCAACTTATAATAGAAAGTTTTTCTTAGGATCACTGAATCAGACCAAACAATGTTTATTTgtcttgaaaaaagaaaagccccgACAACAACCTTTTACATGTCCGATGTTGCTTTCGCTTACTTTCCACTCAATGCGTTTGTTACCTCTGCTGATGGGCTGAAAAGATCTCTCTGGTGAAGCCCTGACAGGTTGTTTTGAGTCTTCACTCCAGAGTTCATTTACAAGCAGTCGGGCAGGAGTCCTGGGGGAGCCTGATGATTTTTGACATCCAGACAAGCAGATGTTCAGAGggcatgaataaaacatacgGCTTCATCTGACCACGGGCTGCAGGCTCTCCGAGAGTCTAATGAAATATGAGCCGTGATTTCAattcacaagaaaaaaaaaaaaacatatcctTTTGTCAGATTTCTGTGATGCAGCATTAAATATGTATGACATTTTTGCGGCCTGACCTGAGTGGCTAAGCAGTTATGACAATCAAAGCCCAGACAGGTTTGTCAAAGCGGCGGATGGGAAGGAGAGTGAATGGGCCCCTCGTTACCAGCCGGGAATATCAACAGCATCATCATGTGACCAGTGACAAGTGTTTACCAACTGATGAAGCACCGTGCGCGCTGGGTGGAGGTCGGACGCATGGCTTTTTCACACCTCCCGCTCTTTGAAATGTGGAgcgtttcttttcctcctcgcAGCAAAGGCCGGACCCAACAGTTCAGCTCAGCGGGGGGGGAGGCGACAGAATGCGTTACCACGCCGCCCACTCAAACCTGGTCCGGCACTGTATTTAAGAAAGAGAAGCAGTCACAGAACTCAGCAATATGAATTTGGTAACATGGAGACCGTTCAttgaaacaaaacacaaagtGAGGGTTGAGTTCTAACTCAAAAACCCAGGAAACTACAGGAAGTCCGTTTTAATGgactgtgtttttgtctgctttaCAAAGAGAAGTGTGGGTGGGATTATAGCATAAGAGCATAAAATATTGGAAGAACAAAGAAAGCAAAATCACACAAACATTGTAAAGAGACGGGAGAAGAAACAGCTGTGAGAGACCTAGCTGTCCCGTTCTCATTATTTTGGTGCatattgttttttccccctgtgaaAGTGTTGAGGCAGGATTAATGAGAAACAAAGAACTGCAGTATTGCGACTATTTATGGCACCGTTGGGCCCGTTTGTCCGCTCATCTCGCTTTTCCGTGACTTTCCTCTGATGGTTTCCGTTTTGATAATGTCAATTTCAggaattttcattttcagaatgaCGTTTCTTGTTTGAGGTTTGTGGATGATTTTAGAAAAGTGAGGAAGACTCTCTCATCTTTCTATTCTTATCAACTTCTTGTCCCTATTGACAGGGAGGCGGCGCAGTTTGACACATCGAGGAGGTTCTTAAAGCTGCCCCAAGTCTGGAGAAGCTGCCAGGAGGCACCTCGTTTATACTggacaacagttccctccattTTTTGATCATCTTTTCCATTCAATATATGACCTTGATGCTCATCAGCAGGGTGGCGCCCAAATATAGGAAGTCAGTTACGGTTTCATACACACCGTGGTCCAAATTTGGCCACCCTCATCTGAAGAATCAGAGGACTTCTGAGCTGCTTCATGAAGAACTCTGACCTGGACATAACTAAGTTTATTACCAAAAACTGAATTTCTGCAGGAGGCACTGTTGAACCTCAGAGAGTGATGAGGTGGATCTTGCTCGTAGCCAAAGGTCACATCTAAAGGGGTTCATATTGTGTGGATGATGGCACTCAGGTGCCCTTCAAAGCTCCTTCAATAAACGAAGGAGGTTATGTTGGTGATCTGTGCACAGCATCGCCGTACAGGTACTCCTAAGTAGTAGCTTTCAACATTCCAAATGACACACACTTACAGCTAATAGATAGCTAATAGATTAACCCCTGGTGGGTTCAGCTACGGCTGATGTCCTATTATGGATATTTTAGCTCCTCCTATTGCATCTGAACCATTAAACTCTTTTGTGTTCCCAGGGATTCTGGCGTCTTTTCATGCTGGGCGGGGGTCACCCCAGAAAGGGCCCGTGACATCATAGCGACAAGTGTAATCCCACAGACGTCGTTCAACAACACTTCCCCCGATGATCCAAACAATAATCCTAAACCCTCGCTGCTGTTGCACGAGATGGAAGACCCGTTCGAGAGCTGATGCGCTCCCATCATTTCTAACTGACCCCTCGCCTCCCCAGCGTCAAAGAAAGGCAATATCCCTCTTATTTTATGGggtcttctttctttcctgaaaGCACAAATGTTGCACAGTTGACCTTTGGTTGAAAAGACCAACCTTCAACGATCCAGCACTTGCATGTACGCCTCGATTGGTTGTTTCACAGACACGCAACTGATGCTTCCAGGCCTGCTCAGCAAGTTGTGGGTCACTGCTGGACAACATCCCACTGAGGTGAGCTGTGCTGCTGAGGTTGACGGATCCTCTCCCTCACTGTAATTCCCAGCATTGCTCCGTTAGAGAGACAGAAGCTGCAAGCTGTCATTTTCTGACAACaaagttattttaaaaaggcGTAAACCTCAACGGGCATCGCCGCATCTCCCCTCTCTTAGCCAGCTGACAGGGCGTCGTCATCACGTTTGATGACACTGAGGAATATTAAGAGTATTTATAACAGCAGAGAGGCTCCAGATTACAGGTTACCGATGGAGTCATCTGGACCTAATGTATGTAACAAGAGTGTCCAGATCCCATCTCAATTTCTCAGACTCGGAGTCACCTTAGAATAAATTGATATGCGAGAGCAACGGCGGCCAATTATAGAGAAGTGTAGCGTAGCTCTACAGGAAAAGCCGGTGTGCCAACTTGTGTCTGTGATGAATGGATGGTAATTAGTGAGGTAACACTAGCCAAAGGATGAATGTGCACATGCCATTCATTTGAATACCTTAGCTTTTACGGAGGCCCTTGTGTCCTGGGGCATGGCTGGGTCTAATGAGCTCCCCCCCAGAGATGCCCTCAGCAATAGGTCGCCCGCCGTTCTGACTGACGGCCTCCGGGAGCGGCGGTGGTGACGGACCGCCACCTGCTTTGCGggcatcagttttttttttctgttggctATGATGGAGGTCAAATTTGAACATACCCAGAAAACACAAATTTGGAGACATGGGTGCATAAGGGACATTTAAGGGTGGCTTTCATAGAGACAATATTGAATACTGGCAGTGATGGGATGGCTTTTTTCTTTGTATAGGGGATTCCTCTGATGACTTAAATACAGCATCACATGTTGGATGTAGCTGTTGAATGACAGCAGGCTAAACAACACCACAACTGCCTGTAAGTAAATTACACCTTACCTGCTTGGACTATAATTCTACATTTCATCTTTAGTTGCTGCCAAGTCCTTTCTGTGCCTCTTGCACCTGTGccctcaaacacacatacagaatATAAATAAGTGAATGACTgaaacactctttttttttttactccaatTGATATTCACGCGCTAACTCGGTCAGCAATTTTCTGCCACGCGAGCCTAACTCTGTGGTTCAGCACTGCTTTTTTAAATATCTATATATGTGTTTATAGTCATTTTCTGTATATGTTTCTGTAAGGAAAACCAAGTATTTTGTTGTACAGTGTGTTGTGCTTATTAGAGCAGAAGTGAAATCACAACCTTGAACAATCTTGTCAATGCCCTTTAAGTGCTCCTTCAAGTGGAACGGCGGCGAAACAAGgaaacatctgctgctctcCGTTCTTCCTAATGACACGTTTGTGGGATTTGTGTGGGTATAGAACTGTGCTCGTGAAGGATGTATTCAGACAACTCTGTGATAGACTCATATCCTTGCCGCAAGACCTTAATTCAAGATTATTTTCAACTCTCTTCATTAAGTTGGACTCAAATATTGAATTTCCCTGACAACTTCCAACTCCACTGGGTAGAAGAAGAAGcatcaaagcttttttttcccacccgttgccatggtgaattATGTTCTGTGTTCCATTGATAAGGGCTTTTCAGATCCCGATGCACGAGCTTCACTCTGGCTAACGTTAACTCGGAGTTGCTCGAACTAATGTTAACACCTGTTCGGCAACCAGAAACTCAGAGTGGAACAACCTGGATTTCAGGATCTGACTCACAGTTTGACAAACCTGCTTTCTGAAACGGGCCTCAGGTGACACTTTTATGCTACGTCAATAAAACTGAATTTAGGCAAACAGAAAAGAACACCAAGCCAAGAAAGGAACCCTGTGGCATCTTCCTAGCAGGATTAGCTTGTTGGAcagccaaaacaaacaaacaaaaaatcccAAAGGattattcaagattcaagattcaagagtactttattgatccctttagggggtgtccaccagggaaattagcatctccaaagatctacaagcatctacaaaatttcccaccaccatttcaccccattaaacctattaaagataataaaaatataataaaataagaaataaaatagaataaattaaaaatagaatatgaatagaAATAtgaaactataaaaatgttccagttctcctgttggccctcctcccccccctgtgaggagttgaacaaaTGAAGTTTCAAATGAAGCCATGCGGGATAAAATTCCAAGGGTGGAAATCTTAAACTTCTGGTGCTGGAAGGACTGATGAGCTGTAACACTTATAGCACCATCCCATGacagttaaaacaaacaaaacaaaatctgtCAAAAGACACTTCTCTTCAAAAtccagctttttttaaaaataattctgcGAGACACGGTGACATCTCCGCCTCTGAGTTGAGTCAGTATGTCTCTGAGTCAGTAGAAAGGGACTTAGTTCACACATCTTCGCGCAAGAGCAAATTATAAGTAAGGATGACAAATTGTGTGGTTGAGTTTATGGATTCCAAAAAGCAATCCAGCCTCCCCTCCTATCACTTAGCCCCTCCACAGCAAACTGGCCGTGAGGGGCTCCGATCCCTGCAGGTCTCATTAGGCTTGAAGCGGCATTACACAAATCTTTCAGGCAAAAGTTTTCACCCCTAACAAACACGTGACACGTCCCCCAAAAAAATCTAATTGACGGCAGGTGATTTGCTCGATGAAATAAAACGTTTCTAGCTATACGTGTGTTATATTGAAAGAACAGGATGAAGTGTTGAGCGGGACCAGGCGCCAGGACCGAGGGGGGgtcaacacacacatcacacatcgcaacacacacacctgaacactcACATGATCGTCATGCTGCAGGTGATATGTAATTACCGGTACATAATCTTTTGTTGCTGAAGTTGGGAATCATAAATCcgggatgggggaggggtgcAGTAAGATCCAGATGGTTCTGCATAATCGAGTGTTTTCGAGAGATGTAGGCCTGTGTTGAGGTATCTGATCAAATGAaggttttttggttgtttttttaagcagCGGCCTGATTAAGGTAACTTTAAAAGCACAACCTGTTGCTGAAGAACTTGCCTAAAATGGAACTGCCACTCAAGAGCTAAATATCCCCCAGTAATGGTGTTAGGACGGACTCCGGAAGACACGCTAGGTTTAGATGTAGTAATTGCCGAAGTCAGCTCAGACGGGTCTGTTAGCGCAAAGTGGTCTAAAGGCTTCAGACATTTGTGGAGCCGACATGTTTGACAACTGCCCAACAGTCGACCGGAGAGCCTCATCGATTTCCTCTCTGATAGTTTTATCAGCGAAAAGTCTGGCTACTGTGAAAATAAACCCGTAGCTGTTCTAATTAACGTTTAAGGAAGAATAATGGGTACTTTGAGACAGCCGTTTGTCTGTGTGTAAATGATTTCTACTCTGATTGTGGTTGCACCTAATCTCCGACAGGTCACTTTAGCATGAACTAGACATCATGTTGGACAGAATTAGCTCAGATAAGAGGGAGGATGTAGAAAGATGCTACTGAGAGGTCTAAAAAAAGTAAGAGGAGTTTAAGATTTGAAAATCAGTGATATTTAAGGCTGCACCGAAACAATAAAAGATGTCGCTCTCCAAGTGCACTAAGTGTACACATTTCTGAGCCTGTAATGCatttgaaaacagaaaaaaagggggggaaatgggAAAAATATTCATATTCCACTGGCTTTGATGATTAATTCTATAATGAGTTTTGTCGAAAAATGAAGCTAAGCTGAAgtaaaacttttattttatatttattcttGTATTTATTCACCAATTAATGATGCTATAAAaggaacaaaaagacaaaacaattatttttttttaaactcttaaatCCCAGAAACTTTACAAGCAATGAGTTGATTATATGAAAGTTGAATACTGACATCTAGATGTGTTTagaatatttcatatttttgctCAACTTAAACAAACATGACTCCAAAAAGGCTGCGAAGGCTGTGGTAAGGGTGTGCGAGTGAACGAGCAACCTGGAATACAGGATTACAACAGCGGATTATAGCAATCCAAATCCCTCGTGCAACAACccgaaagaaaaaaagaaaaataagtacATTGATTTTCATCGAGATGTCAGTCGATACGCTGTTTCACTTGCCGTATCAGAGGGTGGAGTGTCGCATTTTCTGCCGATGAGATTGAGCGGCGGTGAGAGGCTTAGTGGCAAATACAATCGAGGAGTGTAAACATACATAGGGCCACGAGAGGCCGATCAATGCCTGCAGTCTGGGATTGATTAATTACCTCAAGAAAGAGACTGAGGTGTGAGGACACCAGAGAAACCTGATCAGAACAAGATTTATCACCCAATCTCTCTATCCTTGCTCGCCATCTCGTTGTTTACTCTTCTTTGCTTCTCCCTGTTTACCCACTCGATTGCGTCATCTGAAAATATGAACGACCTCTTAACCTCCGGTAGAGGTCAAAAAGACAAATTTCACCCGCCTTAAGCCGTATCTTCGCTGCGTCGCCACCGTGGccaccttctcttttttttcagacTGTTAACGTACAGATTTTGCTTGATATCACCACCCTGCTTGGCGCGATTTAGAGCAAAGATGTAGCTGCTTCCAACCTCCgagccttttcttcctcctgacACCAGCTCCAGCTTTGGCTGAAACCTCTCTGAAATACAGTGAGTTGTCAGGGGATCTCCGCGGTCACAGCGAGAATACAAATGAGCAGATACAGATGAGGCTTTACatcactgctgccgctgctccaGATTTAAGCTTGGCTACAAATCGTGACCGCACTTTGGCTTTTCTTAATAACGTTGGAGAAACAACCGTATCCAATGTTAATGTTGCCCTCTTGGGTCTTTTTCAGCATTTGATTGCAACCTGCTGGAAAATATTTAAGGTCATCGCGTAAAATCGCACATAATCTCGTGTCCACAAACACTTGTCGGTGGCTCTGGGCGGCCATAACGTCTGATTCTGCTCACACGAGCCTGCACACAGCCGAGAAACAGCCCACTCAGGACAGAACGGCCAAATGACATCCCTGCTGTCTGATGCATGACTGTCTGACGGTCTTCCAACATTCTCAACCCCAACTAATGATAACCTTTGACTCCCAAAAGATGTCAGGAGatgagaaggggaaaaaaacccaattaATTTAGGGTGAAGGGGACTGGAACGTGTGAGCTCGTCATGCTGCCGGGGTGAATGGCGAGGAACTCCAGGAGAGACAAGGATGGGTGTA contains:
- the c1ql3b gene encoding complement C1q-like protein 3b, with translation MIATGVCGVALVLVLVVLIPVMVNTAGTSARYEMLGSCQMVCDSHGTAATATASNPVKDNRLVQSLPTFIQGPQGEPGRVGRMGPRGPSGEPGPPGPVGPPGDRGAPGPPGPPGVPGANGPNGAISAATYSTVPKIAFYAGLKKQHEGYEVLKFDDVVTNLGNHYDPSTGKFTCSIPGIYFFVYHVLMRGGDGTSMWADLCKNNQVRASAIAQDADQNYDYASNSVVLHLEPGDEIYIKLDGGKAHGGNNNKYSTFSGFMLYAD